TTGATCGACGACATGACGATCTCGGCTCTCGTCCCTCTCCGGACCACGGGCAATATCTGCCTGAAGTCGCCGGCGAACAGCATGGTTTTACCGCCGAACGGTAATTCCGATGCCATGACGTCCCTGAGCAGGCGGTCCACCACCGTCAGTTGCAGTCCCGGCGACATTGGGGCTTCGTCCCAGACGATGAGCGCCGCGTTGCGTATCTTTTGCGCTCGCTCGGACTGCATGGTGACGCTGGACGTCGAGTCTTCGGTCAGCGTGCCGAAAGGCAGTCCGAACGTCGAGTGTACGGTCATGCCGCCGTCCATGAGCGACGCGGCGATACCGGTGAACGCCACGCACAACACCTCCCGCTGCGGAGGTCGGTGCCGAAGCGCCCATATCAGGCATCCGTACAGCGTCGTTTTTCCGGTACCCCCGGGTCCGTCGACGAAGAAAGTTTTCGCCACCTCGCGTTGGTCGTCGACGGCCGCCATCACGCGGTCGTACACCGTTCGCTGTTCGGCGTTCAAGGCGACTACTTGTGGGGCCCACCGTGCCGCCGCGTCTATTGCCCGGAACAGCGCGTCGTCCTGCAGCGGTTCCAGTAGACGGGGGTCGGCGAGGGGCAGACCGTAGTCGCCCGGCGATTTCCTGTGTACACGAAGTAGATCCTCGATGGCCGCCAGACACGCGGCCCTCGCGCGGTCGACGTCTTGGAGACGGCGGTTGAAGTCCTCCATCATGTTTGCTTCGTTCGCCTCGTACAACGCCAGCGGGTTTGAGGGCTCGCAGAACACCAGTATAGTGACGAACAGATACCGCAGCTGCCGCGGTGTGTCCAACGTCGCCGATTCCGTCAAGCAATCCCGCCACGCTCGGTCGTCTTCCAATAATCCGAGTGCAACGGCAGCCGCCGTGAATGTTTCGTGAACGACCCCGTCCACCGTCCTTATGTCTTGAAAGGACTTCGGGCCTCTTCGGTTCAGAAGTAGCAATCTCAGGTGGAAACGGTCCCGGTCCAGTGGGTTTACTATGTACATCCGAGCCAACGTAACGTTTGCCATCCGAATCCGCCGCGGCAACCATTGGGTGACATTTCTTACGAGTACGTTTTCTTGATTACGTGGCATCTGCCAGGTGTAATGCGTCGGTATTTCGTGGTACAAGTATTGTCGAGCATTCACGTCTGTTGTGTTGAGCGCGAAGAACTGCGTGAGTTTCGTACTACGCACAGCTTGGTTCTGTAGCCGTTCTTCTGCTTGGCCCGGCGCAAAGTACACGTTCTGACGACCCTCCAGGTGGACAGGAAGTCTGACGACCGTGTGACTTTTGCCGTGCAATTTGTACGAAAACAACCGCCAGCTGCCTTCTGGTGGGCTGACATATCTTGAGTTTAcgtaactgaaaattaatattgaaaagatAACTAACAATGGCTCTATAGATGATACCGTCTGGTGTTgtgattggtattattattattatataattcaagtaaatgtaatttattttttgttctgtaGACACATAGCATTGCATTACAATGTGCATATGACGAAGAATCCCTACAACCGTTGAACGGTGTTTAAACGTTTGCCATACAATAAATGTgactgatatattatgatgttttgataaataaatgtcGTGAAATGTCAACTCGAGTAgctaaatataatcatagtgGACGTCTAGTCTAGTGACATAaaagttatagttatataagtatacaatttaatctataatGTACAGAGttggtattagtatattagtagtatattagGTGATCAAGGTGATAACAgtgtacacataaaatattcaaaatttaaattattattattattattattattaaattatattatattttaaaatttgtatcaggtggaatacattataactgtataatattatttaagaatggcAAAGCTGTAGGAATGTTAATTTATGCCAACGAAAATAACAATCCATAAAAGCGTGTTTTACATTGCCGAGGTGTTGAAGTTTACAATTTGAGACACTATATTATGTGATCACGGTTAAACTTAGATCAggttataaaccaaaatttatatctattaggtATGTTAGTTAATTGGTGTACTTAATGTCATTGATGTTTAGTTCTGTATGcaatgtaatgtgtataaacaaCTTGAATGAAAaagcataaaataacaaatttaatgtaataataataatacctaaagaacacacattaaatgttaagtatataatatagctagtatacaatagtaaaaaaaactaaaagttatcgGTAAACGATTACAACTACCCTAAAAACCTAAAGAATagtgagtaaaataattcatacacacTGGACACACTGCTAAAAATGacacatgcataaaatattgttatatgctaataatgatggaatggtaataattttcaatgtaatacctataataaaaatctatcaataataatgtagacCACCTATAGAACTCTCTGtagaagtacataatataaggtacaacctacatattaattaatatataatattataaaaatcttaagacactattaaatcatttattaattaactatttatttaatttatgtttaatactgtatgcaatagaatgtttattatacacagcttgaatgaagatacatgaaaaaaaggattaaatgtaatataaaattaatatataatattataaaaatcttaagacactattaaatcatttattaattaactatttatttaatttatgtttaatactgtatgcaatagaatgtttattatacacagcttgaatgaagacacatgaaaaaaaggattaaatgtaatataaaattataaaaatcttagaCACTATTGatgggaattattaaaaattaataaatgatttattagttaactatttattcaattgatgtttattactgtataataataatagttaataaatgtaGAAGTTCCTAAAGTTTTGCTCAACtgaatattcttattaaaatttagaaatgttttcataaaaaagtaaagttctttaatcattaaaattttagtttttagccaATGTCAaaccaaagtaattttattatttcaaactaaaacgtgtacatatttaaaattaaaaacaaaacaagagTAATACAatggaataaaaacaaatgtaattaagtaacagaatttttaaatttaagatttttatgtgaattttaaaaattgtccaatttaatatttaaaattcctgaACATAAAAAGTAGTAAACACACTAAttaaacatatacaatatactattataatcattatacctaaatttagaaatatgtaaattataaaattaagttaagactCACTTGGCATTCTCATCCTGGTCCTGAACTTCCAACGTCACACGGTCGTGTCCCTTGTATATATACTTGTAGATATACATGACACTCTTTATGGACGTGCATATCTCGACGTTGATGTGCGCGTCATACTTGGCCAGAAGGTAAGGGTTGTATGGCACTACACACTCGTTACCAACCTCACGACCTCTCACAAGTACCACCCGGCCGTCATCCGGTCGGCGGTACTTTGGATATCCGCCGTCCGCAACGTACACTGTCTCCTCTGCGTACGCTTTCGGGAAATCTTTGGAGCATTTGTTGTCCACCATGCACGGACACTGTGGATTGACTGTTCCACACGTCCCGTGGATCATGTGAGACTTGACGCAGTCGTGTAAGCGCCTGTCGATTGCGGGGTCCGGCAAGAAGGCGCAAACCACGTCGTCCACGTCCTCGGCCGTGTGGAACTTACAGTCCTCTGCCAGGATTATCAGTATATGCGCATGGGGCAGACCACGTTTCTGAAACTCGATAGTGTACACGTAAGCGCTGACATTACCAAACACACGATTCACAGTTATGTCACCTATTAGCTCCTGTAGCTTCCTGTTGAACACTCTGGCCACCAGGTCCGGCCTGTCGCTTGCCGTGCTGTGGGCAGCCAGGTTTTCAGTGATCTCTGGCCACCTGGGATTGCACGTAAACGTTATGAACAGGTCGGGTTTCCCTTTGGTACGCACTATGGTGATGGCGTCTTGATAATTCATCTTGTTGAATCGGTCGCTACCCGTGAACGTCGACGGCAATATGACCCTACGCCCGACCGCCATGGGATCGACGTGGAGCTGTTGGTTCACATGGTCCATGAGCCCTTGATACGTTTCGGCGAGGAGATCCCTCTGGTGCAAACGTATGTAGTTCAGATTGTTCGACTCCATTCGAACATACTGGTCGCACACATACATCTGCAACAAGAACCGACCTTGatgtaataaactaaacagTTCATGCCTTTGGTCGTTATTTCCCTGATATCTAATAGCCAAACGGTAGGACGCAAACTCTCTGATGCGATTGCGGACATTGTTTCGTCGGTTGCCCGCTTGCAACATCCCGTTATGCCAACCGGCCTCGCCGTACGGGAAAAACAGCGGATACAACATCGGATCCGAGTGACACGACCCTTGTGAAATGTAacgaatggtatatattatttaaagtgaatTGCTAAATCAACGATTTGTAGTAGCTGGGGATTAGAGGTTGGAATTGTGATTGTGTTGTGAGTATAGCAAGTACATAACCGCAAAAGAAAggtaatgtgtaaaaaaaatattaactctgaTCTCTTTGTATTCCAAggatttatagtgtatatttgtaAGTGATGTCTGTTATGAAGTCCAAACAAATCATGGAATTAAGCACCGAAGtaatgtgactatattatgtttgattattgataaattatatagtacactACATACAAATCATAACACGACTTATTGTCATACTATCACTACAAgatgaacataatttataatgaatatggttgtaaagaatttaatatttttaatttaactttttctaatattttatgtatacataggtcCCCTAGCTCGAATAGCAATACCTgatctattatgattaaattatatcctGAATAGAATTCCTGGCCTGTCTATTTAACATTCTAATCACTGATAAATCTTTGAACGACACTTATTATCGGAGAtgcgaacaataatataattatccttCATAGTCTTTCAAAAAAATAGGAGACCACTGCAGGATTTGTCAAAATATCAGtaaagcttattaaaataattttacctcagaatttaatagattcattcagaaacttaatttaaaaaagtaaaaattaagtaaaatgtactattaattctgaaaaaactgtttttgttgcgttttctatttataattcaaCTCAGTTTTCTAAgcacaaactaataatataaaatgatagtcaTAAAACTgacagtgcatattattttaaagttaagagATAAAAGTCAGATAATTAGGTTTAATATTAAGACTGCAATTTGAGATGGAACATCCatatacaacatattaatatgcgcttacaaactattattacttgacactatatcaatctattttacaatatggGATAACTATATGGGGTGGTACCTCTGAAAACACACTACAACCaccaatataatttgatatacataaataaacgtGAATCTATAAGATACAacctaaatatcaattattcaaaaaacagtATTGGTCAGATATTTCTAGACTATTTAGGACCAACTTATTTCAATAatctagaaattaattttaagatgtATCTAAGGTAACTAATTTGTTATCTCAATtacatagtttataagtttCTCATTTTTGTTCTAATTGTATCgagtctttttataattatattatattattttattatttttttgttaaaaattgttataatgtttgatttaaaactgtttgaataaataaataaatagtaaattgtatatgcTGTGTAATCTCTCTAGCTAAATAGCTTGTTCAGtatccttatattattttattgatgatacACATGATAAGTACTATATGTTGATCCCCgctgtatttaatgtataatgatgTAATTTAGTAAAGTATTACTGCACAAGTGAACGGGTTAAGGTCGGTTTTGACCTAACGAATtagttattaagtaattatatttcaaaataatgtccaaaatgtagtgtatacttaatgtaaatttaaaatcgcaGTGTCAGCTTTACTGTACAACAAAAACTATGATTCTATTTGATGGTGTTGATATTAATGTGCAAtaaatatagtgaatataagtGAACAATTTGAGACAGCTgtgtaaaaaattgtgtttttagtaaataattattaactaacccgCTGGTATGGTTTGCATCCTGTGTTGCGGGTTGATTGGATTCGTATCGTAGATGACCAGATTAATGTCTCTTGGCGGACGACCCCCTTCACCTACGAACACGGCCGCAACTTCGTTTGCGGTAGGCAGGTTGTTTCGCCCGTCGTCCCGGGCCGCATCTCGGACAAAATGCATCGTCACTGGCCTAGGTCGCACACCTGCGGGATCGGCATCGGCTAGGTCTTTTTCTGCCAGCCACACCTCACGCATGTTCCTGGAACAAATATagacatgtatatttttatagttagacAGACTCCATGTAGAAATCATAAAGAAATCATTCAGTGCATTTAactctataattgtataattaacataatacataataataaatatatatattataaatgtgtgtgaaGTGTAGTAAGCTTAGGAGACcacatataacaataaaacctaTACTTCATATAAATCCAAgcattaaattagtaatatattttggtataattatgatataataataataattttaataataagataaaatataaaaacgtcccagccctaagttatatttaatgttacctaTATCATTCATAAGCACATATAACTCTGTTGGTAGCAGagtaaaattacatataaaatttaatataatttaagtaataaaggtaaaaaaattttttttgaatcaaCATTAAGTAATAACTGCAGTATATTGGTAGCTGCGAGTgtctaatatcaacgtaatatcTAGTTTGACAGTTGACATAGTTAGTTTATTGGTtacagtttttttgtttttctgtcTACTTTGAGAAAGGTATCTGTAAAAGAAATGTACTCTAAGGGGCAATTCATATtcctaatgttaataaatacaataaatttatatcttacttAAAAGCCATTGCGTACGGATTTACGTCCCGCAGAAAACCGTCCAATAGTCCCATCACAACTACGGACAGTTCACGCTGATTTCTCTGCAGAGCCATCCCAACGCGGCGGGTGTTGGCCTCTGCGGACTCGAGGAAATACAACTGACAGTAGTTGGCATCTACTCGGTCAACGGCCACGTCATTATTTATCCTCTGATAAGTTTGGCCTTGGATACACATCGTTCGCGGTCCACGCCCTCGCAAACGCCTGTCGTCTGAGCCACAGCTAAACGCAGCGAATGCCAGGGCGTTGTTGTACCGGCGAATGTCGTCTCGGAATCTACGACCATCCTGTGAATCTCCAATCAACAAACTCATTAGTAAAAAAGGGGCGGGCAACAACGCGTGTTGTCCTGCAGCGGTCACTTGACCGTTGTTACAGCAAGTGGAGAAGTGCCTATTGGCATCCCGGCCCACAACCTCGCCTTCGAAGTGGCGGGCGTTACACTGTGTGCAGATTCTGTTTAACGCGCCCGCGTTGTGCCGCTCTGGAAGCGGGTGTGTCACGCCTGCCTGCCTGTCAATTATTGGCGCACGCCCTCGGGGTTGTTCATCCACGGCAAGTGGTCGGAACTGCAATTTAAatgataagttttatttatggtttttttataagtaagacATATTTACTGACCTCTTCGTCGAGCATGTCCTCAAACTCCAGTTCCGCTTGCACTTCGTCCATCTGCACTTCTACCACTTCCACGTCCTCCCATCCGTCCATCTGGACTTCTACCACTTCCACGTCATCCCCTCCGTCCATCTGGACCTCAACAAATTCCATGTCCTCCACCACTTCCATCTGGACCACCTCGTCCTCTACCACTTCCATCTGGACTACCTCGTCCTCCACTTCCTCCACACCTTCCATCAGGACCTCGACAAATTCAATGTCCTCCACCCCCTCTACTCCTTCCACATCATCCCCTACATCCACTGGGACGCCAACGACTTCCACGTACTCCACACCCTCCACTGGGACGCCGACGACCTCCACGTGCTCTCTTTCTTCCATCTCGACGTCCCCAAGCACCTAAAAGTTAGGTTGAGTTTAGAGTAGgtacaattgtattgataattctatataattataataataacaacaataattattgctatctATGACAGtaagcgtaggtacctataatatgcaataagtgaatttatatgaaataaggtTTATGTCACACAAATAAAAGCATACATGTTgtggttcaattttttttttaaatagttacaaaataatgtttagctgAATGTGTGTTCAATGTGATCAAGTCACACATATATACAAGCCCTGCCTAACCTTAATGCAATCTTTTATGATAACATTGCAGTAGGTATATTGAGATAATAAAAGATGCACTGAATTTTGTtacagtgaaataaataaattttaactttaaattaaaactttggttGAATGAAGTTTAAAAAGTGAGCTGTATATTGAACGCCATAACTATATCAAATATTGGCAATAAGGTTTGTAGAATGTTTTTGCTGTTGTCATTTTGTACTGGGAGTACAGTGTACCTACAcactttatttgaaataaaattagttataaaatcatGTGAGAATTATAAACCATCAGCACAGCAAGTAGGCTATTGGATTTGGTTTGCAGTCTAGTAAAGTATCAAACTGTAGCCACTGTGAAATACCGCCCACATgggtaa
This genomic window from Metopolophium dirhodum isolate CAU chromosome 1, ASM1992520v1, whole genome shotgun sequence contains:
- the LOC132932658 gene encoding uncharacterized protein LOC132932658, with protein sequence MLYPLFFPYGEAGWHNGMLQAGNRRNNVRNRIREFASYRLAIRYQGNNDQRHELFSLLHQGRFLLQMYVCDQYVRMESNNLNYIRLHQRDLLAETYQGLMDHVNQQLHVDPMAVGRRVILPSTFTGSDRFNKMNYQDAITIVRTKGKPDLFITFTCNPRWPEITENLAAHSTASDRPDLVARVFNRKLQELIGDITVNRVFGNVSAYVYTIEFQKRGLPHAHILIILAEDCKFHTAEDVDDVVCAFLPDPAIDRRLHDCVKSHMIHGTCGTVNPQCPCMVDNKCSKDFPKAYAEETVYVADGGYPKYRRPDDGRVVLVRGREVGNECVVPYNPYLLAKYDAHINVEICTSIKSVMYIYKYIYKGHDRVTLEVQDQDENANYVNSRYVSPPEGSWRLFSYKLHGKSHTVVRLPVHLEGRQNVYFAPGQAEERLQNQAVRSTKLTQFFALNTTDVNARQYLYHEIPTHYTWQMPRNQENVLVRNVTQWLPRRIRMANVTLARMYIVNPLDRDRFHLRLLLLNRRGPKSFQDIRTVDGVVHETFTAAAVALGLLEDDRAWRDCLTESATLDTPRQLRYLFVTILVFCEPSNPLALYEANEANMMEDFNRRLQDVDRARAACLAAIEDLLRVHRKSPGDYGLPLADPRLLEPLQDDALFRAIDAAARWAPQVVALNAEQRTVYDRVMAAVDDQREVAKTFFVDGPGGTGKTTLGRCCAWRSPVSPRRSWTAA
- the LOC132932660 gene encoding uncharacterized protein LOC132932660 — protein: MDLIEQKDKLDVINVDVRTVKKPSRHDSENYFREAFKPLSTSIEKNNQCNSHPADQKNTETSHISDEDDDVLNSTFSNFFNNRQTIQRYDKSYGMYYDKASDSYKIGDHTVTFCHGNLQLVNKYYKWTKGLWSLLCEKEPKNHTIEDMESYYDILRTTHVHLKPDGKPKTSRYFKWINVVKPLYERMKNEDHQLNKEITKINTPKTPQINLLPFNEHISRLSAKRSNIHNNTTMGNAPFEFQPTANSSMISEPVVENMFSFTSTPQTNNKGAGLYKDVIPQTQLVYYDDPNELVTRLNLLASSQSAANVDRKRQWVMFTEDNGVNARQILAHSKLCSRHFVAGHDYYGGAVHRRRLTVGAVPSVVLGDVEMEEREHVEVVGVPVEGVEYVEVVGVPVDVGDDVEGVEGVEDIEFVEVLMEGVEEVEDEVVQMEVVEDEVVQMEVVEDMEFVEVQMDGGDDVEVVEVQMDGWEDVEVVEVQMDEVQAELEFEDMLDEEFRPLAVDEQPRGRAPIIDRQAGVTHPLPERHNAGALNRICTQCNARHFEGEVVGRDANRHFSTCCNNGQVTAAGQHALLPAPFLLMSLLIGDSQDGRRFRDDIRRYNNALAFAAFSCGSDDRRLRGRGPRTMCIQGQTYQRINNDVAVDRVDANYCQLYFLESAEANTRRVGMALQRNQRELSVVVMGLLDGFLRDVNPYAMAFKNMREVWLAEKDLADADPAGVRPRPVTMHFVRDAARDDGRNNLPTANEVAAVFVGEGGRPPRDINLVIYDTNPINPQHRMQTIPAG